The region CGGTCATGAACAGTATTCATTATGACTACAAGGGCAGCAAGAAGATCAATGTCTATAAAAAACGGATTATTGAGAAATATCTCTCGGAGCTGGGCTGGGAGGAGATCTACAGCGGCGTGAAGCCTTCCGGCAGCAACCCGCATCTTACGCACCGGCTGCTGGGAAAGGAACATCTGCCGGATACGCTATTCTTCCATTTTGAGTTCTCAGCGGCAGCGGAGAAGCTGATTGAGTTCTGCATAGAGGCCGAGAAGTCGGCGCTGTATGAGCGGGCGGTCCTGCTGCTGTTCGACCTGTTCGATCTGCGGCGGGACGCCTTCGACCGCTTCCACAACGAGGACACGTATTTAAGCCAGATGAATGATACGGCTGACTATAAGGCAGTGATTCTGGACTACGTTACCGGACGGAAGGTGCTGGACATCGGACCCGGCGGCGGGGTGCTGCTCGATCTGATTGAGGAGCGGATGCCGGAGGCCGTGCCGGTGGGGATTGATATCTCAAGCAATGTGATTGAAGCGCTGCGGCAGCGCAAGCAGCGGGAGGGCCGCCGCTGGGAGGTGCTCCAGGGCGATGCCCTGAACCTGAAGGATTATGTGGAGCCGGGCACGGTGGACACGGTGATTTTCTCATCGATTCTGCATGAGCTGTATTCCTATGTGCCGTTTGACGGCCGGAAGTTCAATCACGGCACGGTGGCGGCAGCGCTGACCAGCGCCTTCGATGTACTGGCAGATGGCGGGACGATTATTATCCGTGACGGTATTATGAGCGAGCCTGAGGAGCAGCAGCGCCGCGTACGGTTTCTGGAGACGGACGGCATGGCGTGGCTGGAACGGTATGCGAAGGATTTTGCCGGACGGAATATCCGTTATGAACAGCTTGGCGAACAGGAGGTTCTGATGCCGGTAAATGATGCGATGGAATTCCTCTATACCTACACCTGGGGGGAGGAAGCTTACATTCATGAGGTTCAGGAGCAGTTCGGTTATTTCACACCCTCGCAGTACTCCGCATTCATTCAGCAGACGCTTGGGGACCGGGCGAAGATAGAGGTCCTCCGTCATTATTTGCAGGAGGGATATACGGAGGCACTGGAGAACAGGGTTAAAATTATGGGTGAGAGCGGAGAGCCTGTGCCGCTTCCGGACAGCACCTGCTTTATTGTGATCCGTAAGGAGGGTTGAAAAGGGGGCTTAGGTCTTCAGCTCAAGACATGCTTTGTATAGGAGCTCTGGCAGCGAGTCCGTGCTTCGTGGCAGGTACTTTACGTCCGCCAAGTGGCCTCTGCAGGTACTGTATGTGCGTATTTACTAAAATGCTTATGTTCGGCTGCACTTTGTGCAATAGATCTCATTAAAATCGATTGTGAAATAGCTCCCATTGCACTCTGTACAATAGAATTTCCTGAAAGTGGACTTTTGGAGCGTATATCCAGAAATCTAATGTATAAAATACAACAGATTGAGTTTTAGGGGAAAATAGAGCGGAATCTATTGCAGATAATACAATCAGGGAACAGAAAAACACAACAGGATGGCGATCGCCGCGTCCACTCCAGTGCTGAAACCCACCCTATGTAATCAAAAGACTGTCCCGCATAGTCATATTCATGACTTATGGGACAGTCTTTTGATTTATAACGTATGGTTATACCTTGAACATGCTCGACGTTATTTTAGCGTGATGATCAGCTCGCTGATTTTGCCGCCTTGTACCTTGAATTCATGGGTGAACTGCTGCGGGGCGGGAACACGGTTCTTATTGAACTCCCCCTCCATCTCAGCGGTCACCGCAATGCGGCCCTGGATTTCTTCAATTTCCATAATAGTAAAGCGGACCTTAGCAGAGAATAGCTCGGATTCTCCCCAAGCCGCAATGGCTTCTGTGCCTTCGGCCGACTTCCCGTTATCCTTCACGATAGCGCCGGGAGCGAACAATTCGATCAGAGCGTCGGGCTGGTATTGGTTCACTGCATTGTAGAAGTCCTGTACCTCAATTGGCAAGGTAACATGTTGATTCATGAATATCTGCCTCCTGTAAGTAGATTAGCGGGGACGGCATGTCCACCGGAATGAGCCATTAAGCCACCGCTGAAGCGGCAGGTACCTTGGTCATCCATACACTAACTTAAACGTATCCGGGCAACCGTAAGCAGGGAAAAGAGAGGAAACGGGGTTCGGCCTACGGATAAAGCTGGTTCTGCCCGGCGAAGGGACTGGCGTCCTTGCGGAATTCGGAGGGCGAGCAGTTCATGATTTTGCGGAACACTTTGATGAAGTAGCTGACGTTGTCGAAGCCGACATCCATGGCAATATCGGAGATTTTGCGGTCCCCCTGCTTCAGCAGGGCTGCGGCCTGGCGGACCCGGTAGGAGTTGATGTAATCGACGGGCGTCTTGCGGGTCATGCTTTTGAAAAAACGGCAGAATTGCCCTTCGCTCATCGGAATCAGCCCCGACAGGTCACGGGTACGGATCGGCTCCTGGTAGTTGTCCTGGATATAGAGAATGATCTTCTTCAGCCGGTCTGCCTTCGTGTTATCCGCGCCCTCCGAGGGGCTGTGGTTCACCGAACGTCCCGGCGGCGCAATCTGCGAGAGCATAATCAGCAGGGTTCCTTTTATAAAAGCTTCGAATCCGGGCATTTGTTGATCATACGCGTTCATCATGCGGTTCAGATGCTGCAGCAGCTCCGCCTGCCAGGGAACAGAAGGGGTGAGGTGGCGCGGAAAGCTCTGGCGTTTCTCCTGAAGCGGCAGAATGACGCTCTGCTGGATGGTATCATATTGCGCGCTGGCCAGCAGGTCAGGATGGAAGACAAGGGCGCAGAAGCGGCAAGGAGTCTCCGTAAGCGCATGAGCGGCATGGATATCCCCGGATTCAATGAACACAGCCTCGCCGGGTCGAAGCGTGAAATAGTCGCTGTCCACCTGAAACAGAATCTCGCCTTCCAGCAGCAGGAAGAACTCGGCTTCCTCATGCCAGTGGGTGTCCAGGACATGCGCTCCGGCGGGAAGGTCGATCCAGTAGGCAGCCAGGGGGAACATGACATCCCCGTGTTCGCGGTCTTCTTTGAGCAAGCGCTGCGAGGTGCGGTCCATTAGAGGGCCTCCTTGTGAGATAGAATCAAAATAGTGTTATAAATAAGCTATATATTATTAGTTTTGAACTTTTATTGTCGGTATAATGCAACTATATACACCAAATCGAAGGGTGGCAAGTGCACATATGAAATTTACAGACGGCTTATGGCTGGTTCGTGACGGCATTACAATCAATGGTGCAGTGCAGAACTATGTGGTAGAAAAAACGGAGGAAGGCCTAACCGCCGTCACGCAGACGACACCCATCACGGGACGTTCGGCGACACTCAACTCCACACTGCTGACGGTGAAATTCCATTCCCCGCTTCCGGGCGTGGTAGGCGTCAAAATTATTCATAACGACGGCGTGATTCCGCGCGGACCTTCGTTCGAGCTGACTGAGGGAACCGGCGATCATGTGGAAATCGAGGAGACAGAGGCGCAGACGGTGCTGATCAGCGGCGGACTCCGCGTGGTCATCAACAAGGGCACTCACTGGTCTGTGGACTTCTACCGCGGCGACGAGCGCATTACCGGCAGCGGTTACAAATCGATGGCCTATATCACAGATCAGGACGGCAACACCTTCATGCGTGAGGAGCTGGACTTAGGCGTTGGCGAATTCGTGTATGGTCTGGGCGAGCGCTTTACGGCTTTTGTCAAAAACGGCCAGGTGGTCGATCTGTGGAACAAAGACGGCGGTACAAGCTCCGAGCAGGCGTACAAGAACGTTCCGTTCTATGTGACGAGCAAGGGATACGGCGTCTTCGTGAACCAGCCGGAGCTGGTATCGTATGAGATTGCGTCTGAGAAGGTGAAGAAGGCCCAGTTCAGCGTAGCGGGCGAGAGTCTGGAATACTTCGTGATTGAAGGGCCGACGATTAAAGAGGTCATCACCAAATACACCTCCCTGACTGGCAAGCCAGCGCTGCCTCCGGCCTGGACCTTTGGCCTGTGGCTGACGACTTCGTTCACTACGGACTACGATGAGGCTACTGTGAATTCCTTCGTGGAAGGGATGGCGGAGCGCGATCTGCCGCTGCATGTGTTCCACTTCGACTGCTTCTGGATGCGCGAATATCAATGGACGGATTTCCAGTGGGATTCTCGTGTGTTCCCGGACCCGGTAGGTATGCTGAAGCGCCTGCACGACAAGGGACTGAAGATCTGTGTGTGGATCAACTCCTATATCGGACAGCGCTCCCCGCTGTTTGAAGAAGGCCGCAAGAACGGTTACCTGCTCAAAAAAGCCAACGGCGACGTCTATCAGACCGACCTCTGGCAAGCAGGCATGGGACTGGTCGACTTCACGAACCCTGCGGCTTGTGAATGGTATGCCGGTTACCTGCGTGACCTGGTGGACATGGGCGTAGACAGCTTCAAGACGGATTTCGGCGAACGGATTCCGACCGATGTCGTATACTTCGACGGCTCCGATCCATACAAGATGCATAACTACTATACCCAGTTGTATAACAAGGTTGTCTTTGAAGTGCTCGAAGAGAAGCTTGGCCAAAATGAAGCAGCTGTCTTCGCACGCTCCGCCACCGCCGGCGGGCAGCAGTTCCCGGTTCACTGGGGCGGCGACTGCTACGCTGACTATGAATCCATGGCAGAGAGCCTGCGCGGCGGCTTGTCGCTCGGATTGTCCGGCTTCGGCTTCTGGAGCCACGATATCGGCGGGTTCGAGAACACCGCTCCGGCACATGTGTTCAAGCGCTGGCTGGCCTTCGGCCTGCTCTCCAGCCACAGCCGTCTGCACGGCAGCACCTCGTACCGTGTGCCTTGGGCGTACGACGACGAAGCTGTGGACGTTACCCGCTTCTTCACCAAGCTCAAGTGCAGCCTGATGCCGTACCTGTATGATGTAGCCGGACAGGCACATGAGCAGGGCTGGGCTTCGATGCGTGCGATGGTGATGGAATTCCCGGAAGATCCGACCTGCGAGGTGCTGGACCGCCAGTACATGCTGGGCGATTCCCTGCTGGTCGCTCCAATCTTCCAGGAGAACGGCGAAGTGAAGTATTACCTGCCGGCCGGCCGCTGGACACATCTGTTGAACGGTGAGACCGTACAGGGCGGATCATGGCGCAAGGAGAAGCATGACTTCTTCAGCCTGCCGCTGTTCGTCCGGCCGAACACTCTGCTGGCTGTGGGCAGCGAGGACAGCCGTCCGGATTATGATTTTGCCGACGGTGTGAAGTTCGGCCTCTACTCCCTGGAGGACGGCAAGTCTGCTTCGGCGACTGTACGCGATATCCACGGCGCTCCTGAGCTGAAAGTGCAAGCTGTACGCAGCGGCAGCACTGTAAAAGTAACTGCCGAAGGCAGCGGCAAAGCATTCACCCTGGCGGTGAAGGATCTTGGCGCTATCGCCTCCGTGGAAGGTGCGGAGCAGGTAGATGAGACTACAGTGAGCGTGGGCGCGGGCGAGAAGTCCGTATCGTTCACGATTACGCTGAAATAAGTGAACTATAGACGGAATTAACACACCTAAAGACTGAATGAACACACCTGCAAGACGGAATTAACACACCTAAAGACTGAATGAACACAACTATAGGCTGAATTAACACACCCGAAAGCTGAATTAACACACTCCAACACTGGCTTAGCCTATGGCAGTGCCCTTAAGTAACCAAGCTCTCTGATGACAGGGGACATTTGTCTCCTGGATCGGGGAGCTTTTTGGGGATTGGCGGTGTTGGGGGGATTGTTGCTCGCTATGGCGCACAATGGGCTAAATGCTGCAAGAAGTGCAACATTCCCCTCAGCAGGAGCAGGGCTATAGCGAATTGTTGTCAAAAATGCAGCATTTCAGCTTCTCAGAGCGAACAAGTGGCGAAATTGCTGCATTTTGTGCAACATTGTACTAAAATAGTGGGTTTCACAGGCATCAGTGTTGCAGATAATGCAACATTAGTCGGGCAGGAGTGGGGGCAAAGTTTGGTCAAAGGCGAGCTACAGCCGGGAGGAAGCAGGGCAGAAGTTGGGCCAGTCGTGTCGAAGTCGTGTCAAAGTTGGGCCAGTCGGGTCGAAGTCGTGTCAAAGTGGGCCAAGTTAGTGTCGAGTTAAGTTTCTGTACAGCACCAGCCGCCCTACCCACCACCCATCAGCCAGAGAAGCAACATCAGAATAAAGAAGGAGTTGATGACTATGAACAATCTTGAGAACAGTCCAAACGGAGTACTGAGCCAGCCGGAGTTCAGCTCGGCCACGGCGCTGTCTACAGCCGCTAACTATATTATGAATGCGGCGGAACCGTTCACCCATACGTACCGCACCTATATCCGGCTGCGGGAGAACGGCAGGCTGATGCTGAAGTTCTGGCACAGCAATGCAGTGGATTCGACCTGGGACCTGGGCGCGGATGCCATTGCCAGTGAACCGGGGGGCGAGTGGAGCATCGACGCGGCATATGTCGCCGACGGAGGAGCTGCTCCGGACGGCAGCGTAGTGCCGGGCTCGCAGGTGCCGGTTACCTTCGGCGGCGAACGGTCGCGGCGCGTGGAGCCGGGTGAGCAGTTCTGGAGCGACGAAGCACTTCTGGAGCTGCCGGAGGGGCACTTGCTGGCCTTCACCTGGACCTTGAAGACGGCTGGTGCAGGCAAGTCCTTCCCCTACAATGTAGAAGGAATGCTGGTCTCCGGCTATGATGCACAGGGCACGTTAGCGGCCCAGGAGTCGGCTGCCGGGTTCAGCGCATCGGATAAGTTGCAGGTGCTTCCGAGCTACCTGGGCTACAAGAAACAAGTGGCGAAGAGGCTGGTATTCCTGGGCGACTCGATCACGCAGGGGGTACGGACGGCCAAGGATCAATACACACACTGGGCGGCAAGAATTGCGGAAGGGCTGGGAACAGAGCATGGAGTGTGGAATATCGGCTCCGGCTGGGGCCGGGCTTACGATGTCGCCACGGACGGTCCCTGGCTGCATAAGGCGCAGCAGGGGGATGAGGTGCTGATCGTGCTGGGGGTGAACGATCTGGATATCGGCCAACGCTCGGCAGATGAATTGCTGGGGGACCTCGCACACATTATCTCCAGCATCAAGGAAGCACAGCCGGAGGCAAAGGTAATTCTTAGTACGGTGCCACCGTTCAACTTCGAGGGGGAGCGGGAAACCTATTGGCGCAAAGTGAATGATTGCATCCGTACAAGCCCGTTGGCCGGGGTAGACCGCGTATTCGACATCGCCGCCGTCCTCTCCGTTGCGGCTCCCGCAGATCACCGGATCAAGCCAGAGTACATGAGCGATGAGTTCGACCCGCATCCGAACGGTGCGGCGGGCAAGGCGGTGGCGGATGCTTTTCTGGCGTGGTACGGTGGACGGCCATCGGTATCCTGACCGATCTGCCTTTTAAGCTATTGCGTGGAGTTAAATGTTTGTTTGTGAAAATTCGATATTTGTTGGATAGGATACGTGTGTGTACTGGAGTGTGTGGCGGCAGGAGTGTCGGGGGAAGTGAGAGCTGGTGCGGAGTAACTGGAATACAGGGTGAGAGAGTAGTTGGATTTTGTCCACTTGCTGATGCGTGATTGCAACCTTTCGGGACAGCAGTTGGAAAACCAGCACTTAAATCTGCCTGATTCCACCTGGGGCGGCGTATTTGGCGGTAATAGATGCTGTTAATCCAATTGCTTCAGTCTATTCGGCGGGAATTGAGGAAATAAGCTGCATTTATCCAATTGTTGGCCGAGCTCAGGCGGTGAACGTTCAAGAGTTAGTTGGCCGTTGGGCGGGAGTAGCGGGTAGGGGAATTGTTCATCCATGCCCGTACGATAGCGACCGTAGCACCAGGGCACCAATGTACCCCCACCCAGACGGAGCTTAATGCTCCGCCTGATCCCGGTAGTCCTTCGGCGAGTGGCCGGTGTGCTTCTTGAAGACCTTGCTGAAGTATTTGACATCGTGGAACCCGACCATTTCCGAGATCTGGGCCAGCTTGAGGCCCGGATTCTGCATCAGCAGCTTGGCCTTCTCGATGCGGACGCTGACGATGTAGTCGGAGAAGTTGATGCCGTATTCCTGCTTGAACCGGCGTGAGACATACTCGCGGCTGACCTGGAATTTGCCCGCCACCTCCTGAAGGGAGAGGTCTGACGGGTAGTTCTGCTCGATGTATTTTACGATCTCCGTCATCGGGTTCCGTTCTTTCTGCTGTCTGTCCGCGAGCGCCCGGGATAACTGCTGCATGAATGCCAGAGACCAGTCGCGCCAGGCGAACAAGGAGAAGGAATAGCCGCTTGGCTGCGGAGAGGGATTCTGCTGGTCGCCTTGCTCAAGCTCAGCCAGTACGTTACCCGCCCGGTTGCCAAGCGCTTTCCGGACCAGACGGGAACGCAGCAGCAGCGCATCGGCCTTCCAGTCGTTCAGCATCTGCGGGGTAACTACTCCCCGGCGGCTCAGCTCCTGGGTCCAGTGCTGTGCCGCAGCGGTCAGGGCCTCGGGTGTTCCGCTGATGACCGCCATCCGCCAGTCTTCCTGGACATCGGCGAAGCTCAGCGGGACTGTGGTTTCCCGCTTATCGCGCTGCTTCCCGCCTGTCACCGCATCCGCTCCCGCAAAATGGCAGTAATCCTCATGCCGCAATAGATTCCGCCGCAGCAGGGCTTCGGCGGCTTCGGCGCGTCCTGCCGGCAGGTGCGCGGGGAAGGCGCCCGGCGCGCTGATTCCGAAATGCATGCGGAACTGCAGCGTCAGGAAGATGCCCTGATTCATCCGGCTAATCAGCGAAGTGACGGACTCATGCGGCTCCCAGAGCAGGATGGCAATCTCCGGCGGCCCGCCCCAATAGCGGAACGCGATGCCCGTGCCCTGCTGCTGCAGAAATTCGTTGCAGATGTTCACAATGGCATAGTAGAGCAGCTCGCTGTCGCCGCCGAAGCGCCGCAGCAGCGGATTGTTGCCGCTGTCCGTCTGGACAAGGAGCAGGCGCGAGGTCCGGATGTCCGGCGGAAGGATGCCGTCATGGATCAGGCGGCGCAGCGAGGCTTCGGCATTCACCCTGTCATCGATCAACGCGGACAGCAGCTTCTCCCCGAAGATCGGCTTAATCTCATTCAGCCTGAGGCTCTGGTGCTGGCGGTGGCTGCGTTCTGCCTCCTCGGCCCGCCAGGCGGTTACCGCCCTCGACACCGCGCTGTTAATCATATCCGGCTCAATTGGCTTCAGGATATAATCGATGCCGCCATGACGGACGGTCTGGCGGACGAAGTCGAAATCATTATGCCCGCTGACCACAATGAACTTGGTGCTGCCTGCGAATTCATCTACCCAGGTCATCAGCTCCAGGCCGTTCCCGGACTCCATCATCATATCCATTATGACCAGCGCAGGCTTCTCCTGGCGGATCAGACCGATGGCTTCATTGCCGTTACCGGCCTCCAGAATCTCCTCAATCTGATGCGCTTCCCAGTCCACCAGCAGCCGGACGGCCTTCCGGACTCTCGCTTCGTCATCTACAATCAGTGCCTTCATATCCGCTCACTCTCCACTACGATATCGATTTCAAGGCGGATAATTACTCCGCCTGCCTTCAGATTATCCACGGTCAACAGGGCATTCTCCCCGCAGACCAGCCGCAGCCTGGCCAGCACATTCCCGAGGCCGATGCCCGCGCCCGGAGCATCGCGTCTGCTAGGGCTGTCCTGTCCGGCGTTCTGCAGCAGCTCCCGTTCTTCAGCGGTGCTGGACTGCTCCAGCTCTTTGCGCAGCGCCTCCAGCCTGCCTGCCGGAATGGGGAGGCCATTGTTGGCGATGCTGATCTCCATCCGCTCCGGGGTTACCCCGGCCACGTTAATCTCAATGTATCCATCCTGCCGGTCAAGCTGAAAGCCGTGCTTGAAGTAATTCTCCACAATCGGCTGGAGAATCATTTTGGGCATCAGCGCCTGAGGCAGCGGCTCCTCCACTTCACAGCGGAAGCTGAACTTGTTCTCAAAACGCTCCTTCTGCAGCTGGATATACGCTTTGACATGGTCCAGCTCATTCTGGACCGTCACCACCTTCTCATCATTGTACATGCTGTAGCGCATCATTTTGGCCAGAGCCGAGAGCAGGCCGTAGATCTGCGGCACCTTCAGCTCCAGAGCCAGCGTGCCGATAATCTGGAGAGTATTGTTCAGAAAATGCGGATTAATCTGGGACTGGAGCGCCCTCAGCTCATTGGTCCGGCTCGCCAGCTCCAGCCTGTACTCCCGCAGGATCAGATTGTTGATCGTGTCCATCATACTGCGGAAATGCTCGGTGACCACACCGATCTCATCGTTGCCTGCCGGGCGGATCTCAATGCCCAGATTCCCGGTCTGGACCTGATTCATATACCGGGTCAGCTGCTTGATCGGCGCGGTAATCCGGAAGGAGACGAGGATCGTCAGAACAATGATCGTCACCAGCAGCAGCGCCAGCAGCAGCAGGTTGATCGCGGCAGCCTCCTTGGCTTCGCGGAACAGGTAGGAGACAGGTATTTGCTTGACGAGCGTCCAGCCGAGGCCGATGCTGTCGATCTTTTGATAGATGAATACAGATCTGTCCTGTTCAAAATAACCCTGCACCTGCGTGCTGTCCGCAATCTGAGTGTTATACCAACCGGCATTCAGCGGTTTGCCGAGCAGCCCGGTAGTCTGACTGTAGACCAGCCTGCCGCTGCTATCCACCAGATAAAGCTTCTCCTGATCCTGCTCATACAGCTGGTCTACAATCTCACTGAGGGCAGCCAGCTTGACATCAATAGACAGATAGCCTAACGCCTGAGAAGTAGGGACACGCTCAATTCTGCGGTGCAGGGTAAAGACCGGCTCCGGTATGAACTGTGTTAACGG is a window of Paenibacillus sp. FSL H3-0469 DNA encoding:
- a CDS encoding helix-turn-helix domain-containing protein yields the protein MKALIVDDEARVRKAVRLLVDWEAHQIEEILEAGNGNEAIGLIRQEKPALVIMDMMMESGNGLELMTWVDEFAGSTKFIVVSGHNDFDFVRQTVRHGGIDYILKPIEPDMINSAVSRAVTAWRAEEAERSHRQHQSLRLNEIKPIFGEKLLSALIDDRVNAEASLRRLIHDGILPPDIRTSRLLLVQTDSGNNPLLRRFGGDSELLYYAIVNICNEFLQQQGTGIAFRYWGGPPEIAILLWEPHESVTSLISRMNQGIFLTLQFRMHFGISAPGAFPAHLPAGRAEAAEALLRRNLLRHEDYCHFAGADAVTGGKQRDKRETTVPLSFADVQEDWRMAVISGTPEALTAAAQHWTQELSRRGVVTPQMLNDWKADALLLRSRLVRKALGNRAGNVLAELEQGDQQNPSPQPSGYSFSLFAWRDWSLAFMQQLSRALADRQQKERNPMTEIVKYIEQNYPSDLSLQEVAGKFQVSREYVSRRFKQEYGINFSDYIVSVRIEKAKLLMQNPGLKLAQISEMVGFHDVKYFSKVFKKHTGHSPKDYRDQAEH
- a CDS encoding histidine kinase, with protein sequence MKWTSIRTKLIVFLLVPTLICIMATMYVSYSHTTKSLRDRAVDENKNLLYQGYKNINSLLQEINRLSLNVYSDGDFYRLLEAGYDDLSSDIAIYNSLSYISTSLPHLSQVYLYSVKDSKATLITDNTTPKRWLAAAPYHQSSLSGSSPVSVQSTHLSNAYGLRLPLTQFIPEPVFTLHRRIERVPTSQALGYLSIDVKLAALSEIVDQLYEQDQEKLYLVDSSGRLVYSQTTGLLGKPLNAGWYNTQIADSTQVQGYFEQDRSVFIYQKIDSIGLGWTLVKQIPVSYLFREAKEAAAINLLLLALLLVTIIVLTILVSFRITAPIKQLTRYMNQVQTGNLGIEIRPAGNDEIGVVTEHFRSMMDTINNLILREYRLELASRTNELRALQSQINPHFLNNTLQIIGTLALELKVPQIYGLLSALAKMMRYSMYNDEKVVTVQNELDHVKAYIQLQKERFENKFSFRCEVEEPLPQALMPKMILQPIVENYFKHGFQLDRQDGYIEINVAGVTPERMEISIANNGLPIPAGRLEALRKELEQSSTAEERELLQNAGQDSPSRRDAPGAGIGLGNVLARLRLVCGENALLTVDNLKAGGVIIRLEIDIVVESERI
- a CDS encoding GDSL-type esterase/lipase family protein — encoded protein: MNNLENSPNGVLSQPEFSSATALSTAANYIMNAAEPFTHTYRTYIRLRENGRLMLKFWHSNAVDSTWDLGADAIASEPGGEWSIDAAYVADGGAAPDGSVVPGSQVPVTFGGERSRRVEPGEQFWSDEALLELPEGHLLAFTWTLKTAGAGKSFPYNVEGMLVSGYDAQGTLAAQESAAGFSASDKLQVLPSYLGYKKQVAKRLVFLGDSITQGVRTAKDQYTHWAARIAEGLGTEHGVWNIGSGWGRAYDVATDGPWLHKAQQGDEVLIVLGVNDLDIGQRSADELLGDLAHIISSIKEAQPEAKVILSTVPPFNFEGERETYWRKVNDCIRTSPLAGVDRVFDIAAVLSVAAPADHRIKPEYMSDEFDPHPNGAAGKAVADAFLAWYGGRPSVS
- a CDS encoding AraC family transcriptional regulator, with translation MDRTSQRLLKEDREHGDVMFPLAAYWIDLPAGAHVLDTHWHEEAEFFLLLEGEILFQVDSDYFTLRPGEAVFIESGDIHAAHALTETPCRFCALVFHPDLLASAQYDTIQQSVILPLQEKRQSFPRHLTPSVPWQAELLQHLNRMMNAYDQQMPGFEAFIKGTLLIMLSQIAPPGRSVNHSPSEGADNTKADRLKKIILYIQDNYQEPIRTRDLSGLIPMSEGQFCRFFKSMTRKTPVDYINSYRVRQAAALLKQGDRKISDIAMDVGFDNVSYFIKVFRKIMNCSPSEFRKDASPFAGQNQLYP
- a CDS encoding class I SAM-dependent methyltransferase, with the translated sequence MLKSLRAIEAYREGGWPAGEGYPWLESIVQAEQTIVNLERVESLQSLAQQNPVLDYVERSLRVLDSLPLSYWIKELAEETLIWSETAKGGTLRQRRSWQEEGINIFVHNIGSAELYRRYAEGLKRDEAGSAEKRRVIHTLIETHGLIGQQIRGEVPPSVNLPLSALVEQGLLGAEELERLLFALNHCIIAAVSPELWQEVRLQVMELIAVIASGNLQPEVPMKERLRRMRAGSIAQGEDYEAEWDRLVQEGFLPAALDPLQPATFWYVESALQTFSLEQFLKVMSLVAGSGPLLLSHLSFEAVMNSIHYDYKGSKKINVYKKRIIEKYLSELGWEEIYSGVKPSGSNPHLTHRLLGKEHLPDTLFFHFEFSAAAEKLIEFCIEAEKSALYERAVLLLFDLFDLRRDAFDRFHNEDTYLSQMNDTADYKAVILDYVTGRKVLDIGPGGGVLLDLIEERMPEAVPVGIDISSNVIEALRQRKQREGRRWEVLQGDALNLKDYVEPGTVDTVIFSSILHELYSYVPFDGRKFNHGTVAAALTSAFDVLADGGTIIIRDGIMSEPEEQQRRVRFLETDGMAWLERYAKDFAGRNIRYEQLGEQEVLMPVNDAMEFLYTYTWGEEAYIHEVQEQFGYFTPSQYSAFIQQTLGDRAKIEVLRHYLQEGYTEALENRVKIMGESGEPVPLPDSTCFIVIRKEG
- the yicI gene encoding alpha-xylosidase, giving the protein MKFTDGLWLVRDGITINGAVQNYVVEKTEEGLTAVTQTTPITGRSATLNSTLLTVKFHSPLPGVVGVKIIHNDGVIPRGPSFELTEGTGDHVEIEETEAQTVLISGGLRVVINKGTHWSVDFYRGDERITGSGYKSMAYITDQDGNTFMREELDLGVGEFVYGLGERFTAFVKNGQVVDLWNKDGGTSSEQAYKNVPFYVTSKGYGVFVNQPELVSYEIASEKVKKAQFSVAGESLEYFVIEGPTIKEVITKYTSLTGKPALPPAWTFGLWLTTSFTTDYDEATVNSFVEGMAERDLPLHVFHFDCFWMREYQWTDFQWDSRVFPDPVGMLKRLHDKGLKICVWINSYIGQRSPLFEEGRKNGYLLKKANGDVYQTDLWQAGMGLVDFTNPAACEWYAGYLRDLVDMGVDSFKTDFGERIPTDVVYFDGSDPYKMHNYYTQLYNKVVFEVLEEKLGQNEAAVFARSATAGGQQFPVHWGGDCYADYESMAESLRGGLSLGLSGFGFWSHDIGGFENTAPAHVFKRWLAFGLLSSHSRLHGSTSYRVPWAYDDEAVDVTRFFTKLKCSLMPYLYDVAGQAHEQGWASMRAMVMEFPEDPTCEVLDRQYMLGDSLLVAPIFQENGEVKYYLPAGRWTHLLNGETVQGGSWRKEKHDFFSLPLFVRPNTLLAVGSEDSRPDYDFADGVKFGLYSLEDGKSASATVRDIHGAPELKVQAVRSGSTVKVTAEGSGKAFTLAVKDLGAIASVEGAEQVDETTVSVGAGEKSVSFTITLK
- a CDS encoding nuclear transport factor 2 family protein yields the protein MNQHVTLPIEVQDFYNAVNQYQPDALIELFAPGAIVKDNGKSAEGTEAIAAWGESELFSAKVRFTIMEIEEIQGRIAVTAEMEGEFNKNRVPAPQQFTHEFKVQGGKISELIITLK